ACTATAGGCATTCTGCTCGCCGGACCGGGTGACGATTTCAACCTTTGAATGACGAGGCTGATTGAAGCCTGCAAGCGCCAGCAGAAATTGCTCCTGGCCATGGCCCTCAAGACCTGCAAGTCCGGTTATCTCTCCGGCGCGGATGGTGCCGGACAGCGCTTTGCGCCCCGGCGCAAGCACGAGATTTTCATAGGTAAGAATGATTTGATCATTCAACATGGAGATGAGCCTCCGGCGCCATCAGTTCCAGAAGGATCTGGCTGTTGATCTGCTGCCTGTCGAGCGTATCGACAACTTGGCCGCTGCGTAGCACCGTGACCTCATCGGAAAGGCGTTTCACCTCTTCCAGCCGGTGCGAAATGAAGATCACAATATTGCCCGACGCAGCGTATTCTTCGATTGTTTCAAAGACGAGATCACGATCTGCATAGTCGAGCGCTGCTGTTGCTTCATCGAGAAGCAGGATCGAAGGACGGCTGATGAAGGCGCGCGCAATCACTACGAGCTGCTGTGCTGCTAGTGACAGGCTGCCAGCCGCTGCGTACAAGTCGATCGGAAAGCGTGCAATTTTTGACAGAACTGCGCGGGCTGCCTTTTCGCGTACTGATTTGCTGGCTTTACGG
This DNA window, taken from Brucella pseudogrignonensis, encodes the following:
- a CDS encoding ATP-binding cassette domain-containing protein: MPDSEHPSLGTSSIHRLLAEAGLPNITHAPVMSLQVENLEKRYGETIALTNANVTFSHGVHTILGENGSGKSTMLKILSGVVAPTHGRVVLNDKTVSARSPADMKALGLATVFQEVLIAPHRSVVENIFLGFDGLITRKASKSVREKAARAVLSKIARFPIDLYAAAGSLSLAAQQLVVIARAFISRPSILLLDEATAALDYADRDLVFETIEEYAASGNIVIFISHRLEEVKRLSDEVTVLRSGQVVDTLDRQQINSQILLELMAPEAHLHVE